A single region of the Rhodopirellula bahusiensis genome encodes:
- a CDS encoding transglutaminase-like domain-containing protein — protein sequence MRQPFVALILPTFLLCLSGLASAEFDTDRLALAGDNRGELEQALADAPADQREGIEFLIANMPESDLQTLSADYLLENTRLAYQAWTDAPWAKEIPKDIFLNHVLPYASIYERRDEWRADFRKRCLPMMEGASSPSEAAALINQKLFKNVGVKYSTRRVKADQSPLESMETGLASCTGLSVLLIDACRSVGIPARFVGTPLWFNQSGNHSWVEVWDDGWHFTGAAEPTGNELDRGWFVGNATKADRSSKAHAIYATSFKQTPLSFPCVWNRKLRSIPAVNVTDRYVALQKSLPPGMTESLFVVHGADGNRASCRLRVLDGDEVVFEGQTNDEGFDANDHLRVKLKQQHKYSVLIGEGDQVIRDTFITSTKEQLHKHRLTSEEAVSESPTDKTTPEIKASTPSQQEESK from the coding sequence ATGAGACAGCCGTTTGTTGCCTTGATCCTTCCTACGTTTCTCCTCTGTCTTTCCGGGCTCGCATCGGCGGAGTTCGACACCGATCGACTGGCTCTGGCGGGAGACAACCGTGGGGAACTGGAACAAGCGCTGGCAGATGCACCAGCGGATCAACGGGAAGGGATCGAGTTTCTGATCGCGAATATGCCAGAGAGTGATCTGCAAACGCTTTCGGCGGACTACCTGTTGGAAAACACTCGACTGGCCTATCAAGCTTGGACCGATGCACCGTGGGCAAAGGAGATTCCCAAGGACATCTTTCTCAATCATGTTCTGCCGTACGCGAGCATCTATGAGCGACGCGACGAGTGGCGAGCCGATTTTCGAAAGCGCTGCCTGCCGATGATGGAAGGAGCGAGTTCACCGAGCGAAGCGGCCGCTTTGATCAATCAAAAACTATTCAAAAACGTCGGCGTGAAGTATTCCACTCGGCGAGTGAAGGCTGATCAAAGCCCACTGGAATCAATGGAAACCGGGTTGGCGTCGTGCACGGGTTTGTCGGTGCTGCTGATCGATGCTTGTCGATCCGTTGGGATCCCCGCTCGGTTCGTGGGCACGCCCCTGTGGTTCAATCAATCAGGAAATCACTCGTGGGTGGAAGTCTGGGACGATGGCTGGCATTTCACGGGTGCCGCGGAGCCAACCGGGAACGAACTGGATCGTGGTTGGTTTGTCGGCAATGCAACCAAAGCAGACCGTTCGTCAAAGGCCCACGCGATCTATGCGACCAGTTTCAAACAGACCCCGCTCTCGTTCCCTTGCGTTTGGAATCGAAAGCTTCGAAGCATTCCCGCTGTGAACGTGACCGACCGCTACGTTGCTCTTCAAAAGTCATTGCCGCCCGGCATGACCGAGTCGCTGTTTGTGGTCCATGGTGCGGATGGGAACCGAGCCAGTTGCCGATTGCGAGTCCTGGATGGCGACGAAGTTGTCTTTGAAGGTCAAACCAACGACGAGGGATTCGATGCCAACGATCATCTTCGCGTGAAACTGAAACAACAACACAAGTACTCCGTCTTGATTGGCGAAGGCGATCAAGTCATTCGTGACACCTTCATCACCAGCACGAAAGAACAACTTCACAAGCACCGTCTCACCTCCGAAGAAGCGGTCTCCGAATCACCAACAGACAAAACCACCCCCGAGATTAAAGCTTCGACTCCATCGCAGCAAGAAGAATCAAAATGA